The following are from one region of the Lacinutrix sp. Bg11-31 genome:
- a CDS encoding OmpA family protein, translated as MKTKFTVIALLLIVSTSCVSPKVFKNLEDRYAALKKENRSLQDEYNELLKAKTKADNELREITDNYAAAVDDKYILKGEYEALINEHENLKNSYNALASNSSTAIAANSKKNRELLAKLEAKEQALVSENARLEQLKKELEARSNRVAELESVIAAKDAAMTSLKNAISNALTDFEGKGLTIEQRNGKVYVSMENKLLFNSGSWAVGVEGKKAVKQLGSVLGDNPEIAVLIEGHTDNAPYTGTGQIKGNWDLSTKRATAIVDILRENNSINPENLTAAGRGEFAPIASNNTTEGKAKNRRIEVILTPKLDELSKLLSDN; from the coding sequence ATGAAAACTAAATTCACAGTTATAGCCTTGTTGCTAATTGTCTCAACATCATGTGTGTCTCCAAAAGTGTTTAAAAACTTAGAAGATAGATATGCAGCATTAAAAAAAGAAAATAGAAGCTTACAAGACGAGTATAACGAATTACTTAAAGCAAAAACAAAAGCAGATAATGAGTTAAGAGAGATTACAGATAATTATGCTGCTGCTGTAGATGATAAATACATTTTAAAAGGCGAATACGAAGCATTAATAAACGAACACGAAAATCTTAAAAACTCTTACAATGCTTTAGCATCTAATAGCTCAACAGCAATTGCAGCTAATTCCAAAAAGAATAGAGAATTATTAGCGAAACTAGAAGCTAAAGAACAAGCATTAGTTTCCGAGAACGCAAGATTAGAACAATTAAAAAAAGAACTAGAAGCACGTTCTAATAGAGTAGCAGAATTAGAAAGTGTTATTGCAGCAAAAGACGCAGCAATGACTAGCCTAAAAAATGCAATTTCAAATGCATTAACAGATTTTGAAGGCAAAGGTCTTACTATCGAGCAACGTAACGGAAAAGTTTACGTCTCTATGGAAAACAAGCTATTGTTTAATTCAGGAAGTTGGGCAGTAGGAGTAGAAGGAAAAAAGGCAGTAAAACAACTAGGAAGTGTATTAGGCGATAACCCAGAAATAGCCGTTTTAATAGAAGGTCATACAGATAACGCGCCCTACACAGGAACAGGGCAAATTAAAGGAAACTGGGATTTATCTACCAAAAGAGCAACCGCAATTGTAGATATTCTTAGAGAGAATAATAGTATCAACCCAGAAAACCTAACAGCAGCAGGACGTGGAGAATTCGCGCCAATTGCAAGCAATAATACAACCGAAGGTAAAGCTAAAAACCGACGTATAGAAGTTATTTTAACACCAAAGTTAGATGAACTTTCTAAGTTGTTAAGCGATAATTAA
- a CDS encoding exodeoxyribonuclease III yields MKIISYNVNGIRAAIKKGFIEWLIASDADVVCLQEIKAMEEQLDLSLFEDAGYKYNYWYSAQKKGYSGVAILSKTKPNHLEYGTGIETMDFEGRNIRADYDGVSVMSMYLPSGTNIERLEFKLNYMSEIQDYITELTSNIPNLVVCGDYNICHEAIDIHNPKMKNVSGFLPIEREWIGAFINSGLIDSFRHLNPERVEYSWWSYRANSRANNKGWRLDYAMVTKPLQEKIKRAVILTEAKHSDHCPILVEIEN; encoded by the coding sequence ATGAAAATCATCTCTTACAACGTAAATGGTATACGTGCTGCAATTAAAAAAGGTTTTATAGAATGGCTAATAGCTTCTGATGCAGATGTTGTGTGTTTGCAAGAAATAAAGGCTATGGAAGAGCAATTAGATCTTTCGTTGTTTGAAGACGCTGGTTATAAATATAACTATTGGTACAGTGCGCAAAAAAAAGGATATAGTGGTGTTGCTATTTTAAGTAAAACTAAGCCAAACCATTTAGAATACGGAACAGGAATTGAAACCATGGATTTCGAAGGACGTAATATTCGTGCAGATTACGATGGTGTTTCTGTAATGAGTATGTATTTACCTTCTGGAACCAATATAGAAAGGCTTGAGTTTAAGCTTAATTATATGTCAGAAATTCAAGATTATATTACAGAACTAACTTCAAATATTCCAAACCTTGTAGTTTGTGGAGATTATAATATTTGTCACGAAGCCATAGATATTCATAATCCAAAAATGAAAAACGTTTCAGGTTTCTTACCAATAGAACGTGAGTGGATTGGAGCTTTTATAAACAGTGGATTAATAGATTCATTTAGACACCTAAATCCAGAACGCGTAGAATATAGCTGGTGGAGTTACAGAGCAAATTCAAGAGCAAATAATAAAGGTTGGCGATTAGATTATGCAATGGTTACAAAACCATTACAAGAAAAAATAAAAAGAGCCGTTATACTAACAGAAGCTAAACATAGTGACCATTGTCCTATTTTAGTAGAAATAGAAAACTAA